A DNA window from Coffea arabica cultivar ET-39 chromosome 6c, Coffea Arabica ET-39 HiFi, whole genome shotgun sequence contains the following coding sequences:
- the LOC113692611 gene encoding aspartate aminotransferase, cytoplasmic: protein MASGHGDSVFANVVRAPEDPILGVTVAYNKDPSPKKLNLGVGAYRTEEGKPLVLNVVRRAEQMLVNDTSRVKEYLPIVGLAEFNKLSAKLIFGVDSPAIQENRVTTVQCLSGTGSLRVGAEFLARHYHEHTIYIPQPTWGNHPKVFTIAGLSVKTYRYYSPETRGLDFQGLLDDLNAAPSGAIVLLHACAHNPTGVDPTPEQWEQIRQLMRSKGLLPFFDSAYQGFASGSLDEDAQSVRMFVSDGGECLVAQSYAKNMGMYGERVGALSIVCKSADVAVRVESQLKLVIRPMYSNPPIHGASIVATILKDSHMYDEWTVELKAMADRIISMRQKLFDALQARGTPGDWSHIIKQIGMFTFTGLNAQQVAFMTKEYHIYMTSDGRISMAGLSSQTVPLLADAIHAAVSTVV, encoded by the exons ATGGCCTCTGGTCATGGTGATTCCGTTTTTGCTAACGTTGTTCGTGCTCCTGAAGATCCCATTTTAGGG GTCACTGTTGCTTACAACAAGGATCCGAGCCCAAAGAAGTTAAATTTAGGAGTTGGAGCCTATCGAACTGAG GAAGGGAAACCCCTTGTTCTGAATGTGGTGAGACGTGCAGAGCAAATGCTTGTAAATGATAC GTCTCGTGTAAAGGAGTATCTTCCCATCGTTGGGCTTGCTGAATTTAACAAATTAAGTGCCAAACTCATTTTCGGTGTTGACAG TCCTGCCATTCAAGAGAACAGGGTAACTACCGTGCAGTGCTTGTCTGGTACTGGTTCATTGAGGGTTGGAGCTGAGTTTTTGGCAAGGCATTATCATGAG CACACCATATATATTCCACAGCCAACATGGGGAAATCATCCGAAAGTGTTCACCATAGCAGGCTTGTCAGTGAAGACTTACCGCTATTATAGCCCCGAAACACGAGGTCTGGACTTCCAAG GACTGCTGGATGACCTAAATGCTGCCCCATCAGGAGCAATAGTTCTTCTTCATGCATGTGCTCATAACCCAACTGGTGTAGATCCAACTCCAGAGCAATGGGAACAAATCAGGCAGTTGATGAGATCAAAAGGATTGCTACCTTTCTTTGACAGTGCTTACCAG GGTTTTGCCAGTGGCAGTCTTGATGAAGATGCTCAATCAGTTCGCATGTTTGTTTCTGATGGTGGTGAATGTCTTGTAGCTCAAAGTTATGCTAAAAACATGGGAATGTATGGAGAGCGTGTTGGTGCACTTAGCATC GTCTGCAAATCTGCAGATGTAGCAGTCAGAGTCGAAAGCCAGCTGAAGTTGGTCATCAGACCCATGTATTCAAATCCACCCATTCATGGTGCATCTATTGTTGCTACCATATTGAAGGACAG CCATATGTACGATGAATGGACAGTGGAGCTGAAAGCTATGGCTGACCGGATTATCAGCATGCGCCAGAAGCTTTTTGATGCTTTGCAAGCTAGAG GCACACCTGGTGACTGGAGTCATATCATCAAGCAAATAGGGATGTTCACTTTCACGGGGTTGAATGCCCAGCAAGTTGCTTTCATGACTAAAGAATATCACATTTACATGACCTCTGACGG GAGAATAAGCATGGCAGGTCTTAGTTCCCAGACAGTCCCTCTTCTAGCTGATGCCATACATGCTGCTGTTTCCACCGTTGTCTAG
- the LOC113695259 gene encoding probable protein ABIL5 encodes MNQQDSKSLAAENQEAETDEGTQFEKSLLELKDLCSHLRRAANYCETSFSNAKEKRTVVENTKEYISRAVVTVVDHLGSVSANLECRLLNTNSVSEAELRIDSLKERIGTWEKYSHLLALRSHCWNADFPRYYCRYILPPSPGLQRTNTTVSRQIAARTAEFQTGEVPLFLYTHNCKPSLVENSTSDESSEKRKSFSIPVLPARDGLPVKYQHPNFHFQESPKLKRSMLSWKLAQNKDLRSLFIRRGKRTLA; translated from the exons ATGAATCAGCAGGACTCGAAATCATTAGCTGCCGAAAACCAAGAAGCTGAAACTGATGAAGGGACGCAGTTCGAAAAGTCTCTGCTT GAACTCAAGGACTTGTGCTCTCATCTTCGCCGTGCTGCAAATTATTGCGAGACGAGTTTCTCGAATGCTAAGGAGAAGAGAAC TGTGGTGGAGAACACAAAGGAGTACATAAGTAGGGCTGTAGTTACAGTGGTTGATCATCTCGGAAGCGTCTCAGCTAATCTTGAATGTCGGCTTTTAAATACCAACTCTGTTTCTGAGGCCGAGCTTCGAATTGACAGCTTGAAAGAG AGAATCGGGACATGGGAAAAGTACTCTCACCTGCTTGCTCTCAGATCACACTGTTGGAATGCCGACTTTCCCAGATATTACTGTCGCTATATATTACCGC CAAGTCCAGGTCTTCAGAGGACTAACACTACTGTCTCGAG GCAGATAGCTGCTAGGACTGCAGAATTTCAGACGGGGGAGGTGCCACTTTTCTTGTACACGCACAACTGCAAGCCCTCTCTAGTTGAGAACTCGACATCTGATGAGAGCTCCGAGAAAAGAAAGAGCTTTTCAATTCCAG TATTGCCAGCACGCGACGGGTTACCAGTAAAATATCAGCATCCCAATTTTCATTTTCAG GAGTCTCCGAAGCTAAAACGTAGCATGCTAAGCTGGAAATTAGCTCAAAATAAAGATCTTCGATCATTGTTCATTCGGCGGGGTAAAAGAACACTAGCATAA
- the LOC113695255 gene encoding proteinaceous RNase P 1, chloroplastic/mitochondrial-like isoform X1, whose protein sequence is MASFTCPRLQQSRLQLLSFAHCNYSSALITFLNVSTTKHAFDRRFSPFLQVNAHVAPLEARLPKNTHHNVSRNNHKAIGQNGSGVSADSLRDRRIGESFQKSSHFDAAVADNVEKRVILKDRHAKTRLNPKSRTVTSPQFSSTRSKDGNTGKYVKKAQGNGQGTSKKERKPENEDQVNQLEVERVGKGSKKSKADTPGTVLRAGLDMCSKRGDVIGAIRLYDLARKEGMNLGQYHYAVLLYLCSSAATGVVQPAKSGSGNRSLNPLGLSKEINSENKEGLDFNGFPAKVNNPVSFSNDSKLPYPQSLDEMVQFMKSDTEHANKDVMGEEGSGIQVTLDVKRYALKRGFEIYNNMLFDKVPMNEATFTSVARIAMSLGDGDLAFDVVKQMKELGINPRLRSYGPALSVFCNNGDVEKAFMVEEHMLQNGVCPEEPELQALLRVSVETGKSERVYYLLHKLRTSVRQVSSSTADLIEKWFRSKVASRVGKRKLGQRLIKKAMENGGGGWHGLGWLGKGRWTVSRTSVGSDGLCRCCGEKLVTIDLDPAETEHFARSVTSLAIQRDKNSNFEKFQKWLDYYGPFEAVVDGANIGLYTQRKFKPSKVNAVVNGLRQMLPSKKWPLIVLHNRRLTGDKMNEPANRALIEKWKNADALYATPTGSNDDWYWLYAAIKFKCLIVTNDEMRDHLFQLLGNDFFPKWKERHQVHFSFSETGPVFHMPPPCSVVIQESEKGHWHIPVVSEIETHGEGTWLCVTRSHPLKRGLDSSNVDKELHLPHGKGNQRSVGSQKRRQIKLEPTGYSSHDGSKQAPQKTYQNLKNILSSSLLADYRSITPQLEAAENCGGCIIDFQI, encoded by the exons ATGGCCTCCTTCACCTGCCCACGCCTGCAACAAAGTCGGCTCCAACTTTTATCCTTTGCTCACTGCAACTACTCTTCTGCTTTAATCACTTTCTTGAATGTTTCAACAACGAAGCACGCATTCGACCGAAGATTTTCACCATTTCTTCAAGTTAATGCGCATGTTGCCCCCTTGGAAGCAAGGTTGCCCAAGAACACCCACCACAATGTCTCAAGAAACAACCATAAAGCTATTGGGCAGAATGGTTCTGGGGTTTCCGCTGATAGTCTGAGGGACAGAAGAATTGGTGAAAGTTTTCAAAAAAGTAGTCATTTTGATGCAGCTGTAGCGGATAATGTTGAGAAAAGAGTTATACTGAAGGACAGACATGCAAAGACTAGATTAAACCCCAAAAGCAGAACAGTTACTAGTCCTCAGTTTTCTTCGACGAGGTCTAAGGATGGAAATACAGGAAAATATGTCAAGAAAGCACAGGGAAATGGACAGGGCACTAGCAAGAAGGAAAGAAAGCCAGAGAATGAGGACCAAGTTAATCAGCTGGAAGTTGAAAGGGTAGGAAAGGGTTCTAAGAAAAGTAAGGCTGATACACCTGGAACTGTGCTGAGGGCAGGGCTCGATATGTGCTCTAAAAGGGGGGATGTTATTGGTGCAATTAGGCTATATGATTTAGCAAGGAAAGAAGGGATGAATTTGGGGCAGTACCATTATGCTGTACTTCTCTATCTTTGTTCTTCTGCTGCCACAGGTGTTGTGCAGCCAGCAAAAAGCGGTAGCGGTAATAGAAGCTTGAATCCTCTGGGGTTGTCCAAGGAGATAAACTCTGAAAATAAAGAGGGGCTGGATTTCAATGGTTTTCCGGCTAAGGTAAACAATCCTGTAAGTTTTTCAAATGACTCAAAGTTACCCTATCCTCAAAGTTTAGATGAGATGGTTCAGTTCATGAAGTCTGACACTGAGCATGCGAACAAAGATGTGATGGGAGAAGAAGGTTCTGGAATTCAAGTTACTCTGGATGTCAAGAGATACGCACTTAAAAGGGGATTTGAAATATATAATAACATGCTTTTTGATAAGGTTCCAATGAATGAAGCGACATTTACATCTGTGGCTAGAATTGCAATGTCATTAGGAGATGGAGACTTGGCCTTTGATGTTGTAAAGCAAATGAAAGAATTAGGAATTAACCCTCGATTGCGATCTTATGGTCCTGCACTGTCAGTTTTCTGCAACAATGGAGATGTTGAGAAAGCGTTTATGGTTGAAGAACATATGTTGCAGAATGGTGTCTGTCCAGAGGAGCCAGAACTACAAGCACTTTTGAGAGTAAGTGTAGAAACTGGAAAGAGTGAGAGAGTCTATTATCTGTTGCATAAGCTAAGAACAAGCGTTAGGCAGGTCTCGTCTTCTACTGCAGATTTGATCGAGAAGTGGTTCAGGAGCAAGGTAGCTTCAAGAGTGGGGAAGAGGAAATTGGGTCAAAGACTCATAAAGAAAGCAATGGAAAATGGAGGTGGCGGTTGGCATGGGCTGGGCTGGTTGGGTAAAGGGCGCTGGACTGTTTCGCGTACATCTGTGGGATCTGATGGCTTATGCAGATGTTGTGGAGAAAAATTAGTCACCATTGACCTTGATCCTGCAGAAACTGAACATTTTGCCAGATCAGTGACTTCGCTTGCCATACAAAGAgataaaaattcaaattttgaaaaatttcaa AAATGGCTCGATTATTACGGACCGTTTGAAGCAGTCGTAGATGGAGCAAATATTGGCCTTTACACTCAAAGAAAATTTAAACCATCCAAG GTTAATGCAGTTGTTAATGGACTTCGTCAAATGCTTCCATCTAAGAAATGGCCACTCATTGTCTTGCATAACAGGCGTCTAACTGGAGATAAGATGAATGAACCTGCCAATCGAGCACTGATTGAGAAGTGGAAAAATGCAGATGCACTCTATGCAACTCCTACTGGATCAAATGATGATTG GTACTGGTTATATGCAGCCATCAAGTTTAAATGCTTAATTGTTACGAATGACGAGATGAGAGATCACTTATTTCAACTTCTGGGAAATGATTTTTTCCCTAAATGGAAAGAAAGACATCAG GTACACTTCAGCTTTTCCGAAACTGGTCCAGTATTTCACATGCCGCCGCCATGTTCTGTTGTAATTCAG GAGTCAGAGAAAGGCCACTGGCATATTCCAGTTGTTTCAGAAATTGAAACTCATGGTGAGGGAACATGGTTATGTGTTACAAGATCTCACCCGCTGAAAAGAGGCCTAGATTCTTCTAATGTTGATAAAG AGTTGCACCTTCCTCATGGCAAGGGAAACCAAAGAAGCGTGGGCAGTCAAAAGAGAAGGCAGATTAAGCTGGAGCCGACGGGATATAGCAGTCATGATGGCAGTAAACAGGCACCTCAAAAAACATACCAGAATCTTAAAAATATTCTGTCGTCATCTTTGTTAGCAGATTATCGCTCAATCACTCCACAACTAGAGGCTGCAGAGAATTGTGGTGGCTGcataattgattttcaaatttga
- the LOC113695255 gene encoding proteinaceous RNase P 1, chloroplastic/mitochondrial-like isoform X2, translating into MASFTCPRLQQSRLQLLSFAHCNYSSALITFLNVSTTKHAFDRRFSPFLQVNAHVAPLEARLPKNTHHNVSRNNHKAIGQNGSGVSADSLRDRRIGESFQKSSHFDAAVADNVEKRVILKDRHAKTRLNPKSRTVTSPQFSSTRSKDGNTGKYVKKAQGNGQGTSKKERKPENEDQVNQLEVERVGKGSKKSKADTPGTVLRAGLDMCSKRGDVIGAIRLYDLARKEGMNLGQYHYAVLLYLCSSAATGVVQPAKSGSGNRSLNPLGLSKEINSENKEGLDFNGFPAKVNNPVSFSNDSKLPYPQSLDEMVQFMKSDTEHANKDVMGEEGSGIQVTLDVKRYALKRGFEIYNNMLFDKVPMNEATFTSVARIAMSLGDGDLAFDVVKQMKELGINPRLRSYGPALSVFCNNGDVEKAFMVEEHMLQNGVCPEEPELQALLRVSVETGKSERVYYLLHKLRTSVRQVSSSTADLIEKWFRSKVASRVGKRKLGQRLIKKAMENGGGGWHGLGWLGKGRWTVSRTSVGSDGLCRCCGEKLVTIDLDPAETEHFARSVTSLAIQRDKNSNFEKFQKWLDYYGPFEAVVDGANIGLYTQRKFKPSKVNAVVNGLRQMLPSKKWPLIVLHNRRLTGDKMNEPANRALIEKWKNADALYATPTGSNDDWYWLYAAIKFKCLIVTNDEMRDHLFQLLGNDFFPKWKERHQVHFSFSETGPVFHMPPPCSVVIQESEKGHWHIPVVSEIETHGEGTWLCVTRSHPLKRGLDSSNVDKDSEL; encoded by the exons ATGGCCTCCTTCACCTGCCCACGCCTGCAACAAAGTCGGCTCCAACTTTTATCCTTTGCTCACTGCAACTACTCTTCTGCTTTAATCACTTTCTTGAATGTTTCAACAACGAAGCACGCATTCGACCGAAGATTTTCACCATTTCTTCAAGTTAATGCGCATGTTGCCCCCTTGGAAGCAAGGTTGCCCAAGAACACCCACCACAATGTCTCAAGAAACAACCATAAAGCTATTGGGCAGAATGGTTCTGGGGTTTCCGCTGATAGTCTGAGGGACAGAAGAATTGGTGAAAGTTTTCAAAAAAGTAGTCATTTTGATGCAGCTGTAGCGGATAATGTTGAGAAAAGAGTTATACTGAAGGACAGACATGCAAAGACTAGATTAAACCCCAAAAGCAGAACAGTTACTAGTCCTCAGTTTTCTTCGACGAGGTCTAAGGATGGAAATACAGGAAAATATGTCAAGAAAGCACAGGGAAATGGACAGGGCACTAGCAAGAAGGAAAGAAAGCCAGAGAATGAGGACCAAGTTAATCAGCTGGAAGTTGAAAGGGTAGGAAAGGGTTCTAAGAAAAGTAAGGCTGATACACCTGGAACTGTGCTGAGGGCAGGGCTCGATATGTGCTCTAAAAGGGGGGATGTTATTGGTGCAATTAGGCTATATGATTTAGCAAGGAAAGAAGGGATGAATTTGGGGCAGTACCATTATGCTGTACTTCTCTATCTTTGTTCTTCTGCTGCCACAGGTGTTGTGCAGCCAGCAAAAAGCGGTAGCGGTAATAGAAGCTTGAATCCTCTGGGGTTGTCCAAGGAGATAAACTCTGAAAATAAAGAGGGGCTGGATTTCAATGGTTTTCCGGCTAAGGTAAACAATCCTGTAAGTTTTTCAAATGACTCAAAGTTACCCTATCCTCAAAGTTTAGATGAGATGGTTCAGTTCATGAAGTCTGACACTGAGCATGCGAACAAAGATGTGATGGGAGAAGAAGGTTCTGGAATTCAAGTTACTCTGGATGTCAAGAGATACGCACTTAAAAGGGGATTTGAAATATATAATAACATGCTTTTTGATAAGGTTCCAATGAATGAAGCGACATTTACATCTGTGGCTAGAATTGCAATGTCATTAGGAGATGGAGACTTGGCCTTTGATGTTGTAAAGCAAATGAAAGAATTAGGAATTAACCCTCGATTGCGATCTTATGGTCCTGCACTGTCAGTTTTCTGCAACAATGGAGATGTTGAGAAAGCGTTTATGGTTGAAGAACATATGTTGCAGAATGGTGTCTGTCCAGAGGAGCCAGAACTACAAGCACTTTTGAGAGTAAGTGTAGAAACTGGAAAGAGTGAGAGAGTCTATTATCTGTTGCATAAGCTAAGAACAAGCGTTAGGCAGGTCTCGTCTTCTACTGCAGATTTGATCGAGAAGTGGTTCAGGAGCAAGGTAGCTTCAAGAGTGGGGAAGAGGAAATTGGGTCAAAGACTCATAAAGAAAGCAATGGAAAATGGAGGTGGCGGTTGGCATGGGCTGGGCTGGTTGGGTAAAGGGCGCTGGACTGTTTCGCGTACATCTGTGGGATCTGATGGCTTATGCAGATGTTGTGGAGAAAAATTAGTCACCATTGACCTTGATCCTGCAGAAACTGAACATTTTGCCAGATCAGTGACTTCGCTTGCCATACAAAGAgataaaaattcaaattttgaaaaatttcaa AAATGGCTCGATTATTACGGACCGTTTGAAGCAGTCGTAGATGGAGCAAATATTGGCCTTTACACTCAAAGAAAATTTAAACCATCCAAG GTTAATGCAGTTGTTAATGGACTTCGTCAAATGCTTCCATCTAAGAAATGGCCACTCATTGTCTTGCATAACAGGCGTCTAACTGGAGATAAGATGAATGAACCTGCCAATCGAGCACTGATTGAGAAGTGGAAAAATGCAGATGCACTCTATGCAACTCCTACTGGATCAAATGATGATTG GTACTGGTTATATGCAGCCATCAAGTTTAAATGCTTAATTGTTACGAATGACGAGATGAGAGATCACTTATTTCAACTTCTGGGAAATGATTTTTTCCCTAAATGGAAAGAAAGACATCAG GTACACTTCAGCTTTTCCGAAACTGGTCCAGTATTTCACATGCCGCCGCCATGTTCTGTTGTAATTCAG GAGTCAGAGAAAGGCCACTGGCATATTCCAGTTGTTTCAGAAATTGAAACTCATGGTGAGGGAACATGGTTATGTGTTACAAGATCTCACCCGCTGAAAAGAGGCCTAGATTCTTCTAATGTTGATAAAG ACTCCGAGCTTTGA
- the LOC113695040 gene encoding uncharacterized protein has protein sequence MGFVAKNKTLGNPPVLARTRSLLCSTMASSTSRVLSRLSSRLQPVALKLGGNKKASFPASISSSTASQSAAKRSSWISRLPVELSGAETMLPLHSAIASARLTSSLSIESRLWGLVPQGISLPL, from the exons ATGGGTTTTGTTGCCAAAAACAAAACCCTCGGAAACCCTCCTGTTCTTGCTCGAACACGCTCTCTGCTTTGTTCCACAATGGCATCTTCTACTTCTCGGGTGCTATCGAGATTATCTTCTCGATTACAGCCTGTGGCTCTCAAACTTGGCGGCAACAAGAAAGCCTCATTTCCGGCCTCCATATCATCTTCGACGGCGTCTCAATCTGCCGCTAAACGCAGTTCGTGGATTTCAAG GTTACCTGTGGAGTTGAGCGGTGCTGAGACGATGTTGCCGTTGCATAGTGCGATAGCTTCGGCTCGGCTGACGTCCAGCTTGTCCATCGAATCACGTCTCTGGGGATTAGTTCCGCAAG GTATTTCATTGCCTTTATGA